The genomic interval ACCGGTGTGCCCGTGCGCGTCCGCGACGTGGCGCGCGTGCACTTCGCGCCGATGCTGCGGCAGGGCGCCGTCACCCGCGACGCGCGCGGCGAGGTGGTGACGGGCGTGGTGATGATGCTGATCGGCGCGAACGGCCGGGAGGTGGTCGAGGCCGCCAAGGAGCGCCTGGCGCGCCTCGCTCCGGCGCTCCCCGAGGGCGTCAGCGTGGACATCTTCTACGACCGCTCGGAGCTGGTGGACCGCACCATCCGCACGGTCGCGACCAACCTCGCGGAGGGCGCGCTGATCGTCGTGGCCGTGCTGTTCCTCTTGCTGGGGAGCTTGCGCGGCGGGCTCATCGTGGCGGCCGCGATCCCCTTCGCCATGCTGGTGGCCTTCACCGCCATGGAGCTGGCCGGGCTGAGCGGCAACTTGATGAGCCTCGGGGCCATCGACTTCGGCATCGTGGTGGACGGCTCCATCATCGTGGTGGAGAACGCGGTGGTGCACCTGGCCGCCGCTGCGCGCGGCAAGGAGCGCCCGCTGACCTACGCCGAGGCGTCCGAGGTGGTGCTGGGCTCGACGCTCAGCGTGCGGCGCGCGGCCCTGTTCGGCGAGGCCATCATCGTGCTGGTGTACGTGCCGCTGCTCACGCTCGGTGGGGTCGAGGGCAAGATGTTCAAGCCCATGGCGCTGACGGTGCTGTTCGCGCTGGGCGGCGCCTTCATCGCGTCGCTGACTTTCGTGCCCGTGCTCGTGGCCACGTTCATGCGCACCCACACGGAGGAGCGGGAGCCCTTCTTGGTGCGACTGCTGCACCGCGTGTACCCCGCGCTTCTCGGGCGCGCGCTGCGTCACCCACGGATCATCGCCACGCTCTGTCTCGTCACGCTCGTCGGGACGGCGGTCGGCGCGAGCCAGATGGGCGCCGAGTTCATCCCGCGCCTGGACGAGGGAGCGCTGGCCGTCCAGGTGATGCGCCTGCCCAGCGTGTCGCTGGAGGAGAGCGTCGAGGGCAGCCGCCGCGTGGAGAGCGTGCTGCGCGAGTTCGACGAGGTGCGCTCGGTCAATCTCTGAAGACGGGCGCGCTGAGGTCGCGACCGACCTGATGGGCGTCGAGATCTCGGAGTCATCGTCACCCTGCACCCGCGCGCGAGCGCTGGACCTGACGCACCCGCGACGAGCTGGTCGCGGCGTGATGTCGGCGCAGCTCGAGAGCGCTTCCGCCCGGGATGGGCTTCGTTCTCGCAGCCGATCGAGCCGCGGCTGCCGAGCTTCATTAGCGCGGCAGCTGCCCGACGTGGGCCATATCACAGCTCTATGGCGGAGACCCCTGACGAGCTGGAGCGGCTGAGCGGTGCCGTGCAGGCCGCCGTGCGGACGCGTGCCCGGGGCCAGCGACGTACGCGGGTGAGCAGCTGGCCGACTGCCGATGGAGGTCACCGTCGACTGTGGCGGCCGCACGCTACGGCGGGTGGCGCGCGACGCGCTGACGCCATCGAGGCGATCGGTGGACGCGCCGTGGGCGAGGGGTGTACGAGGGCAGGTGCGTTTACTGGATGCAGGTGCCTGCCGGCGACGCTGCGGGACGACTCTGGAGCAGCTGCGGCTCGTTCGTCAGCGGCGCAGCGCGGCGCCTGGTCCCGCTCGGGCAGGGCGGCGAGCCTCGAGCTGGTCGACTCCCGGCGAGCATCAGCCGCGAGGCCGTGCAATGGCGACCATCGTCGAGGTGGCCAACGTGCGCGGCCGTGACCTGGCCAGCTCGTGCGCGAGGCGCAGGGCGCGCGGAGCGGAGTAATAGCGCACCCTGGCACTATCATCGCGTAAGGCTAGCATGAGAACCCGCTGCCGCCACTGGCGCCTGCTGGTCGCGGTGCTGTCGGCGCTGCTGATTCGTGTTGCTCTACGTCGCCTTCTCATGATGCGAAGACGGGCCGCGCTGATCTACCTCAACGCCCTTCTGCGGCGGTCGGCGGCGGTGCTGCTGGCGCTGCGTGAGGCCTGCCCTTTTCTCCATCAGGCGCGGCCGTGGGGCTTCATCGCCCTGTTCGGCATCGCGGTGCTGAACGGGGTGGTGCTGCCGGACCACCATCAAGAACTCATGCGTCACGGCGAGCGTAAGGAGGCGGCCCGTGCCGGGGCCGAGAGCCGCCTGCGCGCGGTGGTCATGACCGGGGCGGTGGCGGCGCTGGGCTTCCTCCCCATGGCGCTGTCGAACGGCGCAGGCGCGGAGGTGCAGCGCCCGCTCGCGACCGTGGTGATCGGGGGGCTCGTGAGCGCCACGTTCCTCACGCTGTTCGTGCTGCCCAGCCTGTACGCGTGGCTGTTCGCGGATGGGTCAAAGGAGGCTCCTTCCTGAGGTCACGCCGATGTGTTCGGGGCGACCAGCCTCGATGCTCACGTGCGGCTGCAGCACATCCGTTCACATAGCCATCGAGCGTGCACCCCGCTGCGTCAGTGGTAATCGTCTTCGAGCTGGTGGCGGACGGCGACGACCACCACCTCCGTCACCGACTCGATGTCGATCAGCGCGACGTAGCCCGTTCGCCCAAAGGGGATGATCAGCTCGCGCAGGAACGGACTCTGTCCGGCCTTGCGGCACGTGAACGGCGATGTTTTGAGGGTCACGAAGCCGGCGCGGATCGCAGCCACAGCCTGCTCCGCCAGCATCAGATCACCTCCATCCCGCTCCAGCTCGCGTTGCAGGACGAAATCGAAGAGGCGGTCGAGGTCGGCCTCCGCACCGCGGGTCAGTCGAACCCTGAAGGTCACTTGCGGGTCTTGGCGAGGCGAGCACGCGCGGTGTCGAGCTTGCCTTGTAGCGCAGCGACAACATCGTCGGCGTCGACGTAGTCACCGGTGCGCTTGGCCTCGTCGCGCGAGCGCAGGCCACGGGCAACGAACTCGGCTTGGAGGAGTCGCCGCTGGACGCTGGCGCGCACGGAAGCCTCGACGAACTCCGAGAGGGTCTCGCCCTCGGCCAGGACCGACTCCACTTCGGCCCGGAACTCGGGCTCGACGCGCACGGAAGGGATGGTGGCCGACTTCATGGGCACAATGTATCGCAATTGCACCACACAGCCCAGCATGGCCGTGCGCCATCGCAGCCACGCTCTACCACGCGTGCCGAAGCGGTGGCGTTGCCGAGTGCGGCCTTTACGCGAGCGAGGGTGAGGACGCGGACGTGACTGGTGGAGACAAGGCCGGCGTGACGCAACAGGTCCTGCTCCATTCGGTCTCGTACTTCGCCCATCGCTCGCCTCCATGACTTGGCCACGTCCCCGATGGACGGGCTCAATCCACAGCGTCGTTCCGATGAAGCAGCCATGCCCCTGAACGTCGCGATGTCCCTCACCCACGCGACATCAAGCCTGCCGCAGAGCCGCTTCGTTCGATGAATTGTCTGCGAAGTAAGCCGTAGGTCAGCCAGCCCAGCGCCACCCCGCGTCAGCCCCGCAGCCACCAAAGCGGTGCGGCCTAGAAGGACGACCAGGTCGCCGACATCTCTGCCAGCTGCCCGCGTTCAGCAGACTTGAGGGACACCCGCGGAGTCTGCCGGCACAGCTCCCTGTGTGGTACTCTCGTGGCATGCGTACGTGGCCGTCGATGGTGGTTCTCATCCTCATCGGCTGTGGTGAGAACTCCGCGGTCCCCGTGATTCCGTTCTCGGGTCCCGCACAAGCCGACCTACCTCCCGGCTACGTGAT from Sandaracinaceae bacterium carries:
- a CDS encoding type II toxin-antitoxin system RelE/ParE family toxin, translated to MTFRVRLTRGAEADLDRLFDFVLQRELERDGGDLMLAEQAVAAIRAGFVTLKTSPFTCRKAGQSPFLRELIIPFGRTGYVALIDIESVTEVVVVAVRHQLEDDYH
- a CDS encoding prevent-host-death protein, producing MKSATIPSVRVEPEFRAEVESVLAEGETLSEFVEASVRASVQRRLLQAEFVARGLRSRDEAKRTGDYVDADDVVAALQGKLDTARARLAKTRK
- a CDS encoding efflux RND transporter permease subunit; translation: MRTRCRHWRLLVAVLSALLIRVALRRLLMMRRRAALIYLNALLRRSAAVLLALREACPFLHQARPWGFIALFGIAVLNGVVLPDHHQELMRHGERKEAARAGAESRLRAVVMTGAVAALGFLPMALSNGAGAEVQRPLATVVIGGLVSATFLTLFVLPSLYAWLFADGSKEAPS
- a CDS encoding efflux RND transporter permease subunit; translated protein: MKAILELCLKWRVLVFSFVAMVVALGVRSALVLPIDAVPDITNVQVQVLTNAPSLGPVDIERTVTFPIESAMSGLPDVEEIRSVSRFGLSAVTIVFDEGTDLLRARQLVGERLSSVTEALPAGVRPELGPLSSGLGEVLQFEVRSERHTPMELRALLDWFIAVELRGVPGVVEVNSFGGELKTYEVEVIPDRLRALNVSLSQLYQALEENNGTVGGGYLVRAGEQLVVRGEGRAQSLDDIAETVIDTRDETGVPVRVRDVARVHFAPMLRQGAVTRDARGEVVTGVVMMLIGANGREVVEAAKERLARLAPALPEGVSVDIFYDRSELVDRTIRTVATNLAEGALIVVAVLFLLLGSLRGGLIVAAAIPFAMLVAFTAMELAGLSGNLMSLGAIDFGIVVDGSIIVVENAVVHLAAAARGKERPLTYAEASEVVLGSTLSVRRAALFGEAIIVLVYVPLLTLGGVEGKMFKPMALTVLFALGGAFIASLTFVPVLVATFMRTHTEEREPFLVRLLHRVYPALLGRALRHPRIIATLCLVTLVGTAVGASQMGAEFIPRLDEGALAVQVMRLPSVSLEESVEGSRRVESVLREFDEVRSVNL